Proteins found in one Mycoplasmopsis citelli genomic segment:
- a CDS encoding restriction endonuclease subunit S yields MRSFKFNQKWKSRGRKSKKVNISLENKLNFVQWEEYKISDLFEVKTSRGFDAGKMDFVKKSSKTIEFIGRSKDNYGVQGYVKELSTKPNDHNVISVNQIGYVHAQIRKNPWYSSQNIFILSPRNVDLINLSVLSAVNKWLEKYTGGYSSYPTLESLKTDKIWLPTKNGEIDFKFINELTKELEAQRIAELEAQRIAELEAYLTATGLKDFNLTKEEDLAIRRLSNNLGSNVLDIKWSEFKINDLFEVNSSKKTFNANKLNIYKKQENGLLPYVTRTSKTNGIVGFIKENINFSNPGDSLTFGQDTFKVFYQKQDFFTGNNIKILLPKFKQMTNYKLRFISLCLQKSVEKLSWGTNSDFDFINNIKFHLPTKNGEIDFEFMETLISAVQKLVIKDVVKWADKRIEYTKQIVQ; encoded by the coding sequence TTGAGAAGTTTCAAATTTAATCAAAAGTGAAAATCTAGAGGACGAAAATCTAAAAAAGTAAATATCTCACTGGAAAATAAGTTAAATTTTGTCCAGTGAGAAGAATATAAAATCAGCGATTTATTTGAGGTAAAAACCTCTAGAGGTTTTGATGCTGGAAAGATGGATTTTGTTAAAAAATCTTCTAAAACTATTGAATTTATAGGTAGAAGCAAAGATAATTATGGAGTTCAAGGATATGTTAAAGAATTAAGTACCAAACCAAATGATCATAATGTAATATCAGTAAATCAAATTGGATATGTGCATGCACAAATTAGAAAAAATCCTTGATATTCTAGTCAAAATATATTTATTTTATCTCCTAGAAATGTCGATTTAATAAATTTAAGTGTTTTATCAGCTGTTAATAAATGATTAGAAAAATATACAGGAGGATATTCAAGCTATCCAACTTTAGAATCTTTGAAAACAGACAAAATATGACTTCCGACAAAAAACGGAGAAATTGATTTTAAATTTATCAATGAACTAACAAAAGAGCTGGAAGCTCAAAGAATCGCTGAGCTGGAAGCTCAAAGAATCGCTGAGCTGGAAGCTTATTTAACTGCTACAGGTCTTAAAGATTTTAATTTAACTAAGGAAGAAGACTTAGCGATAAGAAGACTATCAAATAATTTAGGCTCTAATGTTTTAGATATAAAATGAAGCGAATTCAAAATTAATGATTTGTTTGAAGTGAATTCAAGTAAAAAAACATTTAACGCAAATAAACTTAATATTTACAAAAAGCAAGAAAATGGCTTATTACCTTATGTAACTAGAACTTCAAAAACAAATGGTATTGTAGGATTTATTAAGGAAAATATTAATTTTTCAAATCCTGGAGATTCTCTAACATTTGGACAAGACACATTTAAGGTTTTCTATCAAAAGCAAGATTTTTTTACAGGCAATAATATTAAGATTTTACTCCCTAAATTCAAGCAAATGACAAATTATAAATTAAGATTTATTTCGTTGTGTTTACAAAAATCTGTAGAAAAATTATCTTGAGGAACTAATTCAGATTTTGATTTTATAAATAATATTAAATTTCATTTACCCACAAAAAACGGAGAAATTGATTTTGAATTTATGGAAACTTTAATTTCAGCAGTTCAAAAATTAGTTATTAAAGATGTTGTCAAATGAGCAGATAAAAGAATTGAATATACTAAGCAAATAGTCCAATAA